In Brettanomyces bruxellensis chromosome 8, complete sequence, a genomic segment contains:
- the NOP7 gene encoding mRNA-binding ribosome synthesis protein nop7 (BUSCO:EOG09261L4M), translating to MARIKKKGTSGNAKNFITRSRAISKLQVSLADFRRLCIFKGIYPRVPRNKKKANHGSKASTTFYYTKDIKYLMHEPLINKFREHKTFAKKLSKALGRGEVGDAKRLEENRPRYKLDRIIKERYPSFIDALRDLDDALNMLFLFSNMRATTKVHSKVVRQATELTNQWMAYIARQGALKKVFVSIKGVYYSANIKGQEIIWLVPFKFPQNIPSDIDFKVMVTFLEFYATLLHFVLYRLYTEAGLVYPPKINESRIKGIGGLTAYVLQNREETETGEDDNLLTEKDAEESASNTERKLTEEEISMAVKADKREADADKDNENENEQEKAIAAEEEEKLDEFVDENKIKGDTLLQPKNEENEASKLFSNFVFYIGREVPVDILEFVILSAGGKVISEAALDEYTLNGGSDAKVDLSSVTHQIVDRPKIAKKFQGRTYIQPQWVFDSVNKEELQSVSDYAPGETLPPHLSPWGDSGIYNPAEPITLEKSEEEEEVSNEGDGSDKNEDVEEDKDLEAQKELELEASGVAYSDIAKNKKNKQNGKGKKRKLTEAEEEKELKLMMMTKKQRGLYKRMKYGQNKEEIRKKELQKKRVQLQKSKEKLGKLNQKK from the coding sequence ATGGCAagaattaagaaaaaaggaacaTCTGGTAATGCCAAAAATTTCATTACGAGATCAAGAGCCATAAGCAAGCTCCAGGTCTCTCTTGCAGACTTTAGAAGATTATGTATCTTCAAAGGTATTTATCCACGAGTTCCAaggaacaaaaagaaggcaaaTCATGGCTCCAAGGCCTCAACAACGTTTTACTACACGAAGgatataaaatatttgatgcATGAACCTCTGATCAACAAATTTAGAGAACACAAGACCTTTGCCAAGAAGCTTTCGAAGGCTTTAGGAAGAGGTGAAGTTGGTGATGCCAAAAGATTAGAAGAGAATCGCCCTAGATACAAATTGGATAGAATTATTAAGGAGAGATATCCTTCCTTCATAGATGCATTAAGGGATCTGGATGATGCCTTGAATAtgttatttcttttcagtAATATGAGAGCCACAACCAAAGTTCATTCTAAGGTTGTCAGGCAAGCAACTGAACTTACAAATCAATGGATGGCATATATAGCAAGACAGGGTGCTcttaaaaaagtttttgttTCGATAAAGGGAGTTTATTACTCCGCCAACATTAAGGGACAGGAGATCATTTGGCTTGTTCCCTTCAAATTCCCCCAAAATATTCCTTCGGATATTGACTTTAAGGTCATGGTCACCTTCTTGGAGTTTTACGCTACTTTACTACACTTTGTCCTTTATAGGCTTTATACTGAGGCCGGTCTTGTTTACCCTCCTAAGATCAACGAATCACGAATCAAGGGTATTGGTGGTTTGACTGCTTACGTTCTTCAAAATAGGGAAGAGACAGAAACTGGAGAGGACGACAACTTGTTGACTGAAAAGGATGCAGAAGAAAGTGCATCAAATacggaaagaaaattgacTGAGGAGGAGATTTCGATGGCTGTTAAAGCAGACAAAAGAGAGGCTGACGCCGACAAGGATAATGAGAATGAGAATGAGCAAGAGAAGGCAATAGCGGCcgaagaagaggaaaaattggatgaatttgttgatgaaaataaaattaaaggTGATACTTTACTTCAGCCAAAAAATGAGGAGAATGAGGCTTCAAAGTTGTTTTCTAATTTCGTTTTTTACATAGGTCGTGAGGTTCCTGTTGATATCCTTGAGTTTGTCATTCTTTCAGCTGGTGGTAAGGTTATAAGTGAAGCGGCTTTAGATGAATACACTTTGAACGGTGGATCTGATGCAAAGGTTGATCTTTCCTCGGTGACACACCAAATAGTGGACCGCCCAAAGATTGCCAAGAAGTTTCAAGGCAGAACATACATTCAACCCCAATGGGTGTTTGATTCTGTGAACAAAGAAGAGTTGCAGTCTGTGTCAGATTATGCACCAGGTGAAACTCTTCCCCCACATCTTTCTCCATGGGGAGATTCTGGTATTTACAACCCTGCTGAGCCAATCACGTTGGAGAAGAgtgaggaggaggaagaagtttCAAATGAAGGTGATGGAAGTGATAAGAAcgaagatgttgaagaagataaagacTTGGAGGCCCAGAAGGAATTGGAGCTGGAAGCATCGGGTGTTGCATACTCGGATATTGctaagaataagaagaataaaCAGAATGGTAAGGgtaagaagagaaaattgaCAGAAGCCgaagaggaaaaggagTTGAAGctaatgatgatgacgaaaAAGCAGAGAGGCTTGTACAAGCGGATGAAATATGGACAGAACAAGGAAgaaatcagaaagaaggagttgcagaagaagagagTGCAACTCCAGAAGTCCAAGGAAAAACTGGGCAAGTTGAACCAGAAGAAGTGA
- a CDS encoding uncharacterized protein (BUSCO:EOG09260KNI): MATVYESKLEFAEKSVFSLKNKVLKLDTYDQVKPYIEQLSNKKDLQKIDLSGNTISPEVTKHLAKEFLNHKNSLRELNLQDIYTSRDKNEIPASLKEFFAAILQLPHLQVLNLSDNAFGQDTIEVLEDFISKCKYVEHFIMSNNGLGPLSGSRVGKALFKMAKLREIAKEKDADVRSLKTFWCGRNRLESGSAEFMALGLRSNKHLEDVRLYQDGIRPNGIARLIHHGLSYLHDLQVLDLDDNTFTVAGSIALADALSSWPELKVLNVNDCLLKAKGSIKLLEKLAEISDKSKLQQIKLQYNELDSDSLKLLVGLLPSMVRIPDLELNGNVFEEDSEYIDKLNSIFTIKGSGSLDELDDLEEPDSEEEESSSEDENESEKEEDDEQRKEVEARLISLEGQLAGTHI, translated from the coding sequence ATGGCTACTGTCTACGAATCAAAACTCGAATTTGCAGAGAAATCTGTATTCTCCTTGAAAAATAAGGTCCTCAAGCTAGATACCTATGATCAAGTAAAGCCTTATATTGAACAGTTATCGAATAAGAAAGACTTACAGAAAATTGATTTATCTGGCAACACTATTTCCCCTGAAGTCACTAAGCACCTCGCTAAGGAATTCTTGAACCATAAGAATAGTTTAAGAGAGTTAAACTTGCAAGATATATATACCTCCAGAGATAAGAATGAAATTCCAGCATCATTGAAAGAATTTTTTGCTGCTATCTTGCAACTTCCACATTTGCAAGTTTTGAATTTAAGTGACAATGCTTTTGGCCAAGATACCATCGAGGTTTTGGAGGATTTCATTTCGAAATGCAAGTATGTTGAGCATTTCATCATGTCCAACAATGGTCTCGGTCCTTTATCCGGCTCCAGAGTTGGTAAAGCCTTGTTCAAAATGGCAAAGCTTAGGGAAAtagcaaaagaaaaggacGCAGATGTTAGAAGCTTAAAAACTTTCTGGTGTGGTAGAAATAGACTTGAGAGTGGTTCCGCGGAATTTATGGCTCTCGGCCTTCGTTCTAACAAACACCTAGAAGATGTTAGATTGTATCAGGATGGTATTAGGCCAAATGGAATTGCTAGGCTTATCCATCACGGTTTATCTTATTTGCATGATTTGCAGGTTCTTGATTTAGATGATAATACATTTACAGTTGCCGGTTCCATCGCATTAGCTGATGCTCTTTCAAGTTGGCCAGAGTTGAAGGTTTTGAATGTCAATGATTGCCTgttgaaagcaaaaggcTCTATTaagcttcttgaaaaattagCTGAGATATCCGATAAGTCCAAATTGCAGCAAATTAAACTACAGTACAATGAACTCGACTCCGATTCGTTAAAATTGTTGGTTGGTTTGCTTCCAAGTATGGTTAGAATACCGGATTTAGAGTTAAATGGTAAtgtttttgaagaagactCTGAGTATATTGATAAGCTAAATAGTATTTTCACTATTAAAGGCTCGGGATCTCTCGATGAGTTGGACGACTTGGAAGAGCCAGactctgaagaagaagaaagttcgAGTGAGGATGAgaatgaaagtgaaaaggaggaggatgatgagCAACGAAAAGAAGTGGAAGCTAGACTGATATCTCTTGAAGGACAACTTGCTGGCACTCatatataa
- the MBF1 gene encoding multiprotein-bridging factor 1 (BUSCO:EOG09264MN3) gives MSDWDNVTVIGRKAKRGSSGPREKVLRSSGALNAARRQGAITAVEKKYYAGNVRGDPEGQHLTKVDRSDDIVIPKKLDMNVGKAIQKARQDKKWNQKDLAQRINEKPTIVNEYEAGKGVPNQQVLAKMERALGVKLRGKNIGAPLFKRKKK, from the coding sequence ATGTCGGATTGGGATAACGTTACAGTTATTGGAAGAAAGGCCAAGAGAGGTTCAAGTGGTCCACGTGAGAAAGTTCTCAGATCAAGTGGAGCACTTAACGCCGCCAGAAGACAAGGTGCGATTACTGCAGTTGAAAAGAAGTACTATGCTGGTAATGTTAGAGGCGATCCAGAGGGACAGCATCTTACGAAGGTGGATCGTTCCGATGATATTGTCATTCCAAAGAAATTGGACATGAATGTCGGTAAAGCAATCCAGAAAGCCAGACAGGATAAGAAGTGGAACCAGAAGGATCTTGCACAGAGAATTAACGAAAAGCCTACAATTGTTAATGAGTATGAGGCAGGAAAGGGTGTTCCAAATCAGCAGGTCCTGGCTAAGATGGAGAGGGCATTAGGAGTGAAACTTAGAGGTAAGAATATTGGTGCTCCACTTttcaagagaaagaagaaatga